The Borreliella andersonii genome has a segment encoding these proteins:
- a CDS encoding FtsX-like permease family protein produces MGIKNFLIKRLILEEKSSLALTIVIILSIALGEIIIILTISIMNGFQNDFFLSITNVESGNLKIENDLTQEEIKEIKKIEGIKHINKIYETQGIGIQNYYYPTILNIIAIDIKDLKKDQNFISFTGLEKDELDLKENEIIIGNILSHNFNLFKNDPLELIITDEIKTLISLENDIKSFKIKSIFKSNYAKINETLIFMNIDYFIKNKILHNSSINYQVKTKNLNPNNKLIEKIKAVNPNIKAKTWNEYNKEFYKILKIERNTMLIILASIFIVIAVNTYYLQKRIIINKNKAILILLAMGLRIKKIKQIFFIHSIIICTLGGLLGLALGISISLNINEILKIIDNLANTLINFLNQILALKMDGIKIQIVKNTITPKLFLSDLAFTFCFACFSTMYSSIKATKKIGNHKNIETING; encoded by the coding sequence ATGGGTATAAAAAACTTTTTGATTAAAAGATTAATACTGGAAGAAAAAAGTAGTCTAGCCCTTACAATTGTAATAATATTAAGCATTGCCCTAGGCGAAATAATAATTATCTTAACAATATCAATAATGAATGGTTTTCAAAACGATTTTTTTCTTAGCATTACAAATGTAGAAAGTGGAAACTTAAAAATAGAAAATGATCTAACTCAAGAAGAAATCAAGGAAATTAAAAAGATTGAAGGAATAAAACATATAAATAAAATATACGAAACACAAGGCATTGGAATTCAAAATTATTATTATCCAACTATTTTAAACATCATTGCAATTGATATTAAAGATCTCAAAAAAGACCAAAATTTCATTTCATTTACAGGACTTGAAAAAGATGAGCTGGATCTTAAAGAGAATGAAATCATTATTGGAAATATACTCTCCCACAATTTCAACTTATTCAAAAATGACCCCCTAGAATTAATAATAACCGATGAAATAAAAACACTTATATCACTAGAAAATGATATAAAAAGCTTTAAAATAAAATCGATTTTCAAAAGTAATTATGCAAAAATAAATGAAACTTTAATTTTTATGAATATAGATTATTTTATTAAAAATAAAATTTTACATAATTCTAGTATTAATTACCAAGTAAAAACAAAAAATTTAAATCCAAATAACAAATTAATTGAAAAGATCAAGGCTGTTAATCCAAACATTAAAGCAAAAACTTGGAATGAATACAATAAAGAATTTTATAAAATATTGAAAATAGAACGAAATACAATGCTAATTATTTTAGCAAGCATTTTTATTGTTATTGCCGTTAATACATATTATCTTCAAAAAAGAATAATAATAAACAAAAATAAAGCTATTTTAATACTATTGGCTATGGGGCTTAGAATAAAAAAAATAAAGCAAATTTTTTTTATTCACTCAATAATAATCTGCACTTTAGGAGGACTTCTTGGCTTGGCATTGGGAATTTCCATTTCTCTAAATATAAATGAAATTTTAAAAATAATTGACAATCTGGCAAACACTTTAATAAATTTTTTAAATCAAATATTAGCTTTAAAAATGGATGGCATTAAAATACAAATAGTAAAAAATACAATTACTCCTAAATTATTTTTAAGCGATTTAGCATTTACTTTCTGCTTTGCATGCTTTTCTACAATGTACTCAAGCATAAAGGCAACAAAAAAAATTGGAAATCACAAAAACATTGAGACCATTAATGGGTAG
- the ftsY gene encoding signal recognition particle-docking protein FtsY: protein MGILEKIKNLFKNKQQENAIENLEDILLESDINNEIVIEIINKLTKEKNKTEKNIIEKLKELLSNYINTKKFTLENNKLNILLIVGINGIGKTSSIAKLANKLKNEGKNILISAADTFRAAAIEQMKIYGKKIGIRIISQNQGSDPSAVIFDSISSAKPKNYDALIIDTAGRLQNKENLIKELQKINNVILKQIKNTDINYQKILVIDATIGKNANSQAEIFNKAIGIDGIIITKLDSSSRAGTIINISKILETPIYFTTFGEKLEDIKEFDINEYLNKLL from the coding sequence TTGGGAATTTTAGAAAAAATAAAAAATTTATTTAAAAACAAGCAACAAGAAAATGCTATTGAAAATTTAGAAGATATTTTATTAGAATCAGACATTAATAATGAAATTGTAATAGAAATAATAAATAAATTAACAAAAGAAAAAAATAAAACAGAAAAAAATATTATTGAAAAACTAAAAGAACTTTTAAGCAATTATATTAACACAAAAAAATTTACTCTAGAAAATAACAAATTAAATATTTTGCTAATAGTTGGTATAAATGGAATTGGAAAAACATCAAGCATAGCAAAACTTGCAAATAAATTAAAAAATGAAGGCAAAAATATATTAATATCGGCTGCCGATACATTCAGAGCAGCTGCAATCGAACAAATGAAAATTTATGGAAAGAAAATCGGGATCAGGATAATATCTCAAAACCAAGGAAGCGATCCATCAGCTGTAATATTCGACAGCATATCAAGCGCTAAGCCTAAAAATTACGATGCATTAATTATTGATACAGCCGGAAGATTGCAAAATAAAGAAAATTTAATAAAAGAGCTTCAAAAAATAAACAATGTAATATTAAAGCAAATAAAAAATACCGACATAAATTACCAAAAAATACTTGTAATAGATGCTACTATTGGAAAAAATGCAAATAGCCAGGCAGAAATTTTTAATAAAGCAATAGGAATAGACGGAATAATCATCACGAAACTTGATTCATCTTCCAGAGCAGGAACAATAATAAATATTTCAAAAATTCTTGAAACGCCTATATACTTTACTACATTTGGAGAAAAACTAGAAGATATTAAAGAATTTGATATCAATGAATATCTTAATAAATTGCTATGA
- a CDS encoding iron-sulfur cluster assembly scaffold protein, protein MLTEKTKKELIRLSKVNNYIIKVETNQNFKHQSKCGDQILFQIIETNNGKFNLKHHASGCIVLLASANALNKLCNNKPKPEILNLVQKVINNDFANLNEIDVSLTIFDVFTNTNRKDCFLLPYKSLKDSLESYKPLRRAIR, encoded by the coding sequence ATGCTCACTGAAAAAACTAAAAAAGAATTAATAAGGCTTAGTAAAGTAAATAATTACATAATAAAAGTGGAAACAAACCAGAATTTCAAACATCAATCTAAATGTGGAGATCAGATTTTATTCCAAATAATAGAAACAAACAATGGAAAATTTAATTTAAAACATCATGCATCTGGATGCATAGTTTTACTTGCAAGCGCCAACGCTTTAAATAAATTGTGCAATAACAAACCAAAACCTGAAATCCTAAATTTAGTGCAAAAAGTGATAAACAATGATTTTGCAAATCTAAATGAAATTGACGTAAGCTTAACAATTTTTGACGTATTTACAAATACAAATAGAAAAGACTGTTTTTTACTACCATACAAGTCATTAAAAGATAGCTTGGAAAGCTACAAGCCTTTAAGGAGAGCTATTAGATGA
- the prfB gene encoding peptide chain release factor 2 (programmed frameshift) — MKEKIHTLLKQAEDIWRKLFDKNEIQTKIAKYEKEINQKNFWNNPKRAQEVIKAQSILKNKIDPWEELINKIKDLSDFYEIAENEKDISGLEIEFNALEKQYKDLLTISYFKEELDANNAFLTIHSGAGGTEACDWVVMLYRMYSRYAERKKYKTELIDLLEAEGGIKSVTIEIKGEYAYGLLKSEVGIHRLIRISPFDAAKKRHTSFASVFVDPVIDDKIEIIIKPEDIRVDTYRASGAGGQHVNKTSSAVRITHIETGIVTQSQSDRSQHKNKDLAMKVLKSKLYEYYKNKEDEKNKSKQDTKKEISWGNQIRSYVFQPYNLVKDHRTKFENSNTTSVMDGNIDNFIEEYLKWKSLN, encoded by the exons ATGAAAGAAAAAATACATACATTGCTTAAACAAGCCGAAGACATTTGGAGGAAGCT CTTTGACAAAAATGAAATTCAAACTAAAATCGCAAAATACGAAAAAGAAATAAACCAGAAAAATTTTTGGAATAATCCTAAAAGAGCTCAAGAAGTAATCAAGGCTCAAAGCATCTTAAAAAACAAAATTGATCCATGGGAGGAGCTAATAAATAAAATAAAAGACTTAAGCGATTTTTACGAAATTGCCGAAAATGAAAAAGATATTAGCGGTTTGGAAATCGAATTTAATGCACTTGAAAAACAATACAAAGATTTACTCACAATTTCTTACTTTAAAGAAGAGCTTGACGCAAACAACGCTTTTTTAACTATTCATTCTGGAGCTGGGGGCACTGAAGCATGCGACTGGGTTGTAATGCTTTACAGAATGTATTCAAGATATGCCGAAAGAAAAAAATACAAAACAGAACTTATTGATTTGCTTGAAGCAGAAGGTGGAATTAAATCTGTTACAATAGAAATCAAAGGCGAGTATGCTTATGGGCTATTAAAAAGTGAAGTCGGAATACATCGTCTTATAAGAATTTCTCCTTTTGATGCTGCTAAAAAAAGACATACCTCTTTTGCATCAGTATTTGTTGACCCTGTTATTGATGACAAAATAGAAATAATAATTAAACCAGAAGATATAAGAGTTGATACATACAGAGCATCGGGAGCCGGAGGACAACACGTCAATAAAACATCTTCTGCTGTAAGAATAACTCATATTGAAACAGGAATAGTAACTCAATCTCAAAGCGACAGAAGCCAGCACAAAAATAAAGACTTAGCAATGAAAGTTTTAAAATCAAAGCTTTACGAATACTACAAGAACAAAGAAGATGAAAAAAACAAATCCAAACAAGACACAAAAAAAGAAATTTCTTGGGGCAACCAAATAAGATCTTACGTATTTCAACCTTACAATTTGGTAAAAGATCACAGAACAAAATTTGAAAATTCAAACACCACTTCGGTTATGGATGGCAATATAGACAATTTCATAGAAGAGTATCTAAAATGGAAAAGTTTAAACTAG
- a CDS encoding ABC transporter ATP-binding protein gives MDNILIIKNLCKAYKKNKTKIQVIENLNLTVEKGEFISIQGKSGCGKSTLFNMISGIDKIDSGEIISCGIFLKNANEKILSLYKNRQIGLVFQNYNLINEFSVIENIILPQIISGQETKETVNKKAFDLMKILKIENRANHYPSELSGGESQRVAIARALINEPNIILCDEPTGNLDLNTAKTVENLLINTAKNFKKTLILVSHNPQFANKADSKYEFKDRTLKKI, from the coding sequence ATGGACAATATATTAATTATAAAAAATCTTTGCAAAGCATATAAAAAAAATAAAACAAAAATTCAAGTAATAGAAAATTTAAACTTAACTGTAGAAAAAGGTGAATTTATTTCAATTCAAGGGAAAAGTGGTTGTGGAAAATCAACTCTTTTTAATATGATTTCAGGAATTGATAAAATAGATTCTGGAGAGATAATATCATGTGGAATATTTTTAAAAAATGCAAATGAAAAAATATTAAGTTTGTACAAAAACAGACAAATAGGTTTGGTATTCCAAAATTATAATTTAATAAATGAATTTAGTGTAATTGAAAATATAATTTTACCCCAAATTATCTCAGGTCAAGAAACAAAAGAAACAGTAAATAAAAAAGCTTTCGATCTAATGAAAATATTAAAAATAGAAAACAGAGCAAACCATTACCCATCAGAGCTCTCAGGAGGCGAATCACAAAGAGTTGCTATTGCCAGAGCATTAATCAACGAACCCAATATAATATTGTGCGATGAACCTACGGGAAATTTGGACCTAAACACAGCTAAAACTGTAGAAAATCTACTCATAAATACAGCTAAAAATTTTAAAAAAACCTTAATACTAGTTAGTCACAACCCACAATTTGCAAACAAAGCAGATTCAAAATACGAATTCAAAGATAGGACATTAAAAAAAATATGA
- a CDS encoding ABC transporter permease: MILRLPEITKIAYLIFKNSTNKIALIGSGISLSLVMIPLIIVYYMSSNIMTSTINKYIESEGFSIQIEYNDTNKTHYLKDRLSLLKKKYNYKDLNYFFEKRTYGIIGNNKKQGVLIRAIENKFILENKSIKLIKGTKNLKKDSILISNQIKNKLNLNLNEKIDILIPNTKNDKIIPRIKKFNISGIIETGLKDIDNNLVLISFDNENLMSKKFSKSIIGLKTNFNSIKNNEILKQNLETEFQEFQIKTFYELYLNKYNNLDISKKLLIFIMTLIIIFASINISSSLSMLIFENKKKIAILKSIGMNNLNIKIIFLLISLTLSTAFCGIGIIIGNYLTLKISYLINFVDYVLNFFLKIFGEENSEILNSEYYVSEFQIHLSLSFSLTLLGLYMLINILTTLIPLNIVSNLKEKEILR, from the coding sequence ATGATACTAAGACTACCAGAAATTACAAAAATTGCATATTTAATTTTTAAAAATTCAACAAATAAAATAGCTTTAATAGGTTCTGGAATATCATTAAGTTTAGTAATGATCCCATTAATTATTGTTTACTACATGTCTAGCAACATCATGACTTCTACTATTAATAAATATATTGAAAGTGAAGGATTTTCAATACAAATAGAATACAACGACACAAATAAAACTCATTATCTAAAAGACAGATTAAGCTTATTGAAAAAAAAATACAATTATAAAGATTTAAATTATTTTTTTGAAAAAAGAACTTATGGAATTATTGGAAATAATAAAAAACAAGGTGTACTAATAAGAGCAATAGAAAACAAATTCATATTAGAAAATAAATCAATAAAATTAATAAAAGGTACTAAAAATTTAAAAAAGGATTCTATACTCATTTCAAATCAAATAAAAAATAAACTAAATTTAAATCTTAATGAAAAAATTGACATTTTGATCCCAAATACAAAAAATGATAAAATAATACCCAGAATAAAAAAATTTAATATCTCAGGAATAATTGAAACCGGATTAAAAGATATTGATAATAATTTGGTATTGATCTCTTTTGACAACGAAAATTTAATGTCAAAAAAATTTTCAAAAAGCATAATTGGTCTTAAAACAAATTTTAATTCCATAAAAAATAATGAAATCTTAAAACAGAATTTAGAAACCGAATTTCAAGAATTCCAAATAAAAACATTTTATGAACTTTACTTAAATAAATACAATAATCTAGATATAAGTAAAAAACTTTTAATATTCATTATGACCTTGATTATAATATTTGCAAGCATCAATATATCTTCGTCCCTTTCAATGCTTATTTTTGAAAATAAAAAGAAAATTGCAATACTAAAATCAATTGGAATGAATAATTTAAACATAAAAATAATATTTCTTTTGATATCGCTCACATTAAGCACTGCCTTTTGTGGAATTGGAATAATAATTGGAAATTATTTAACACTTAAAATATCTTATTTAATAAACTTTGTTGACTATGTTTTAAATTTTTTTTTAAAAATATTTGGAGAAGAAAATTCTGAAATATTAAACTCAGAATATTACGTATCTGAATTTCAAATACATTTAAGTTTAAGCTTTAGCTTAACACTTCTTGGTCTTTATATGTTAATAAACATTTTAACTACGTTAATTCCGCTTAACATTGTCTCAAATCTAAAAGAAAAAGAAATCTTAAGATAG
- a CDS encoding RnfABCDGE type electron transport complex subunit D — MLDLEKVKTIFKKYNKYDVNINEIQIPEYALIPLETENSKSIIYIIEKQKIEENQILSKNSNIELYTYSPISGIVEKIYTANFPDGKNLKSALIKFQGKIKTEKTPIEEGISREKTLEKLIQLGIPWFNENSLFQFINKCKKIDKMILLTNGKDAFTNISEALMVEKLEEIFSGFQIIDKIFKFKEIIIISNKNKLKKEFKKLSIFKNRKIKIKSLENAYPYTNHEMIMHFLYNNKNTKDDINPHNNILLANIEDLYNANLVIKNNNPYKEKFVAINGNKQVKSKILKVKIGTSFSQLINEKIDTKKYEIFLNNPANKIKINTLNIPITRDIYSLTILKKKSIYDKIKTFFISSFSPLQMENIIFSFFKNEKINNNSKLKIFNYTDKEVAEEINKVQKEIKGKILNESLTNEVIYTENNLKDIYFAIMLSLSPSLIFSFLNNTKFMTDTLLLIFISVAVYIPIMLKINYKCLSFFVYSALMMSIILPLDLEIVLKTTSLLFTFLAFFYFSRLSAFLANPILISFMFFVLNFPVSFKQTYQEELKKSNSIIPTWNEIIETNPNIKNLKSLNTLTRYENKKIDAIENFVNQNIFSAFNIIVTRFHIESLLGINNEKKISPILLYFGLLLILGKYIINKLIPLSFYISLMTISYIANNIGMLSHISSDMLTLLISPIPMLLIFTMATELQITPHFKFEQILYGSILAFIYFLTLSYIPFETLSIIISIFILQTSSNLIKKYSLTFKIKKIIHVLKTNKEKALKASLENEKDIIKL, encoded by the coding sequence ATGCTAGACTTAGAAAAAGTAAAAACAATTTTTAAAAAATATAATAAATACGATGTAAACATTAACGAAATTCAAATACCTGAGTATGCCCTAATACCCCTTGAAACAGAAAATTCAAAATCCATAATATACATAATTGAAAAGCAAAAAATAGAAGAAAATCAAATTTTATCTAAAAACTCAAACATAGAGCTATACACATACTCTCCAATATCTGGAATAGTAGAAAAAATATACACGGCCAATTTTCCAGATGGAAAAAATTTAAAATCAGCATTAATTAAATTTCAAGGAAAAATAAAAACCGAAAAAACACCAATTGAAGAGGGGATCTCAAGAGAAAAAACCTTGGAAAAATTAATTCAACTGGGAATTCCTTGGTTTAACGAAAATTCTTTATTTCAATTTATAAACAAATGTAAAAAAATAGACAAAATGATTTTATTAACAAACGGAAAAGATGCATTTACAAATATTTCAGAAGCACTGATGGTAGAAAAATTAGAAGAAATTTTTTCAGGATTTCAAATAATCGACAAAATATTTAAATTCAAAGAAATAATAATAATATCAAATAAAAACAAACTTAAAAAAGAATTCAAAAAATTGAGTATTTTTAAAAACAGAAAAATAAAAATTAAATCTTTAGAAAATGCATATCCTTATACAAATCACGAAATGATAATGCACTTTCTATACAATAATAAAAATACAAAAGATGATATAAACCCCCACAATAATATTTTATTAGCAAATATTGAAGATCTATACAATGCAAATCTTGTCATAAAAAATAACAACCCTTATAAGGAAAAATTTGTAGCTATAAATGGAAATAAACAAGTAAAAAGCAAAATACTGAAAGTAAAAATTGGAACCTCCTTCAGCCAGCTGATAAATGAGAAAATTGATACAAAAAAATATGAAATTTTTTTAAACAACCCGGCCAATAAAATAAAAATCAATACATTAAACATACCAATAACAAGAGATATTTATAGCCTTACCATATTAAAGAAAAAGTCAATATATGACAAAATTAAGACATTCTTTATTTCTAGTTTTTCACCATTGCAAATGGAAAATATTATTTTTTCATTCTTTAAAAATGAAAAAATAAATAATAACAGCAAATTAAAAATATTTAATTATACAGACAAAGAAGTAGCAGAAGAAATAAATAAGGTTCAAAAAGAAATTAAAGGCAAAATTCTAAATGAAAGCCTAACAAATGAAGTAATATACACTGAAAACAATTTAAAAGATATATACTTTGCCATCATGCTATCACTATCACCTAGCCTAATATTTTCTTTTCTAAATAACACAAAATTCATGACAGACACTTTGCTGTTAATATTTATTAGTGTAGCAGTCTATATACCTATAATGCTAAAAATTAATTACAAATGTTTGTCTTTTTTTGTTTACTCCGCCTTAATGATGAGCATTATATTGCCTTTGGATTTAGAAATTGTACTAAAAACAACCTCCTTATTATTTACTTTTTTAGCATTCTTTTACTTTTCCAGACTATCAGCATTTTTAGCAAACCCTATATTAATCTCTTTTATGTTTTTTGTATTAAATTTCCCAGTAAGTTTTAAGCAAACCTATCAAGAGGAACTTAAAAAATCAAATTCAATAATTCCAACCTGGAATGAAATAATTGAAACAAATCCAAACATAAAAAATTTAAAAAGTTTAAATACCTTGACAAGATATGAAAATAAAAAAATAGATGCAATTGAAAACTTTGTAAATCAAAACATTTTTTCTGCTTTTAATATAATTGTCACAAGATTTCATATTGAAAGTCTTTTGGGAATTAATAATGAAAAAAAAATATCTCCTATCTTGCTTTATTTTGGACTCTTATTAATACTTGGTAAATATATAATCAACAAATTAATACCATTATCATTTTATATAAGCCTAATGACAATCTCATATATAGCAAATAATATAGGAATGCTAAGCCACATCAGTTCCGACATGTTAACATTACTCATTTCCCCAATTCCAATGCTGTTAATATTTACAATGGCAACAGAATTGCAAATAACACCTCACTTTAAATTTGAACAAATACTCTACGGATCAATATTGGCATTTATATACTTTTTGACATTAAGCTATATTCCTTTTGAAACTTTATCGATCATAATATCTATTTTTATCTTACAAACAAGCTCAAACTTAATAAAAAAATATAGTTTAACCTTCAAAATTAAAAAAATAATACATGTTTTGAAAACAAATAAAGAAAAGGCACTCAAAGCCTCTCTTGAGAATGAAAAGGATATTATAAAATTATGA